Below is a window of Candidatus Deferrimicrobiaceae bacterium DNA.
GCAACGGGTACCACGTTCTCGACCGGACGGCAAGTCCCGTCCGGGTGGAGGAATCGGAGGACGACGGTGTCCCGTGGCATCACGACGATCCGGTGATCCGGAGATGGACCATGCGGGACATCGATTTCCGGGAGTACCGCATCCCGAACGACCATCGCAAAATCGCGGAGGGGGAAGTCGTGGTGACCAATCAGCTCACGCCGTGAGCTTCGAGGGACAACGAGGAAGTCATGAAGCGGAGGTTCCCCTAAGCATGCAAAACGTCGACCTGCCGAAGAGCATTCGATCGGAGCGTGCGCGGAAGAAAAGGAAGCAGCCTCTGGAAAACACCCTTTTCGAGAGGATCGACGGCTTGGTTCGCGCGCATGCCCTGAGGGAGGCCTTTCTGGCGAGGCTCGGCGGTTTTCGCGAGGAGCCGCTTCCGGAAAACGTTCGGTTCGAGAGGACGAAGGAGAAGGAACCTTACGCCCCGCCCTGGTTTCCCCTGTCACGCCGGGAAGACTTTGGCATCACGATGGCGATTCTGGAAAGGGGGGACAATCCCTACCTCCGGTATGCCGCCTCGCCCGATGAGATCCTGCTGAGCGGGCCTCTGTTCGGCCGCAATCCGCGCCTGGACCCCGACACATTGGCCCGGCACCATTTCGAAACGTTGCTCCTCGCGGAGATCGCGAGGAGGGAGATCGCCGACCTGACGGGGCGGATGAGAACCGCTCTCGAGAAGGAAGGACCCGCCCATGAGGATCCGTCCCCCCGGGAATCGCTTGCGGAGCGCATCGGCAGGCTGCGGGAATTCATCGCGGGCGTGGACGGCGAGGAATCCGCCGGAGGATAGCTGAATATGGTGGAGAGAATATCCCCGCAAAGCCGGCAGCAGATCGAGGAAAAGCTCGGAGAGTTCCGGGGAGGCCAGATCGGCGAGGCAGTGGCGCAGATCCTCGAGTTCGACAAGACGCCAACGGACCTTAAGGCCTTCATGGACAGGTTCGTGATCGGCCAGGAGAAGGGGAAGAAGATCATCTCCGTGGCGATCACGTACCATTACCGGAGGCTGGCCAACGCGCTCAAGCACGCCATGGTGGAGGACGGCGACGACCTCGACGCCGCCCTCCGGAAGGCGACGACGCCGAAGGCGAACGTCCTCATCGTCGGGCCGAGCGGCTGCGGGAAGACGTACACCGGAGAGATCGCGTCGAGATTGGTCGGTGTGCCGTTCGCCGTGGAGGACATGACGAAGTTCAGCGAGGTGGGGTACGTCGGGCAGAATGTCAGCGACATCTTGCTGGACCTGCTGATCGCCGCAGGGGGAAACCCCCATGTGGCGCAGATGGGGATCGTCTACCTGGACGAGATCGACAAGATCGCGGCGGAAGCCGTCCTGTGCAAGGACGTTTCGGGAAGAGGGGTCCAGAAGGGACTGTTGAAGCTGGTGGAAGGCGCGGAAAACACCGTCGATCTGGGCAAGAGAAGGATCTCCCTGTCCACCCGGCACGTCCTGTTCATCGCAGGAGGCGTGTACGAGAATCTCGAGGCCATCGTCCGGGAGCGGATGGCCGGGGATGGTCTCCAAGGCGATTGGCGAACCCACATGCTGACCGACGACTTCGTCTCCTACGGGATGGAGAGGCAGCTCATGGGACGGTTCCCGATCCGCGCGGCCTACCATGCGCTGACCGTCGAGGACCTGCGGTCCATCATGCTCCAGAGCGAGGAGAGCCCGTCCCGGGCGTATGTCAACGACTTCCAGGCGTGGGGCATCGACTTGACGTTCACCGACGAAGCATTGACCGAAGTGGCACGGCGCGCGCAACGGGAAGGAACGGGGGCGCGCGGCCTGATCAGCATTCTTCATCAGGTCCTTCTGGAAGACATGTATCGGCTTCCGGGGACCCATACCGGCGAGTTGGTGGTCGACGGGAGATATGTGAGGGAGAGGA
It encodes the following:
- a CDS encoding AAA family ATPase; this translates as MVERISPQSRQQIEEKLGEFRGGQIGEAVAQILEFDKTPTDLKAFMDRFVIGQEKGKKIISVAITYHYRRLANALKHAMVEDGDDLDAALRKATTPKANVLIVGPSGCGKTYTGEIASRLVGVPFAVEDMTKFSEVGYVGQNVSDILLDLLIAAGGNPHVAQMGIVYLDEIDKIAAEAVLCKDVSGRGVQKGLLKLVEGAENTVDLGKRRISLSTRHVLFIAGGVYENLEAIVRERMAGDGLQGDWRTHMLTDDFVSYGMERQLMGRFPIRAAYHALTVEDLRSIMLQSEESPSRAYVNDFQAWGIDLTFTDEALTEVARRAQREGTGARGLISILHQVLLEDMYRLPGTHTGELVVDGRYVRERIR